The Candidatus Methylacidiphilales bacterium genome includes the window CCCCAAAATCGGACGCAACGATCTGGTCACCATCCGGAAGGGCTCGGAAACCCAAACGGTCAAATTCAAGAAAGCCGAGCCCCTTCTGGCCCAGGGCTGGGTTCTGGTCAATAAGTGACCCCTCCGCCTGCCCCCAACCTGCTCAAATCGTCTTCCCATCCTCCAAGGTCCTGCTAGTCGGGTATCTGGAGTCGATGTGAACCGGACCGAACCCCCCCACCCATCCGCGTCCCTCACCGAGGATCTGCCACCGGAATCCTCCCTCCGCGCCTTTCTCGCCCTCTCCCCCCTTGTCGGACGCGATTTCTTTGCTTCCCTGGTCACGGAACTCTGCCGATGCCTCGACGTCAAACACGCCCTGGTCGCGCAAACCCAGGAAGGACCGGGCCCGATGCTCGAAACCGTGGCCGTCTCCACCCGCTCCGAAATCCAACCCAATTTTGTTTACCCCCTCCGGGGCACCCCCTGCGAAAATGTCCTCGGCCGGGTCCTTTGCCATTATCCTTCCGGCATCCGTCAACGCTTCCCCGATGACATCCTGCTGACCCAGATGGGCGTGGAAAGTTATGTCGGCATTCCGCTCTTCGACACCCGCCACAACCCCATCGGTCTCGTCGCCATCCTCCACGATCAACCCCTGGAAAACCGCCCCGACATCGGCCCGACCCTCACGCTCTTCGCCTCCCGGGCCGGTGCCGAATTGTCGCGGCTCCGCGCCGAAGCCGATATCGGCCGCAACGAAGCACGATACCGGTCCATCCTCAACAGCCTCGGTGAAGGCATCCTCATCTACCACCGCAGCGGCACACTCCTGAGCTGCAACCCCAGCGCCTGCACCATTCTCGGCCTCAGCGAGGAAATCCTCAAATCCATCCCCTACAACGACCCCTCCTGGAAACTCTGCGATGCCGACGGGAGCCCCCTGTCTTCGGCCGAATTCCCCATCGCGACCAGCTTCCGCACCGGCCAGCCTGTGCACGATTCTATCATAGGACTTCACACCAACCGCCGGGGACTCCGTTGGCTCCAGATCAACGCCACACCCGTCTCCCACAATCATCCCGACGACACCGATCTCGTCACCGTATCCTTCTACGATATCACCGAGCGCCGGGCTTCGGAATATGCCCTCCGACTGAGCGAGGAACGGTTCCGCACCCTCGTACAACATTCCCCGGACGCCATCGTCGTCATCGACGCCCACACCCTCAAATTCGTCGACCACAACCCCCAGGCCCAGAGCCTGCTGCTCATGTCCAGCCAGGAACTGCGCAACTGCGGACCGATCGAGGTCAGCCCCGAATTACAACCCGATGGCATGCCCTCAGCCGAGAAGGCCATGGCCGTCATCCAATCCGCCGTCCGGGGCAAAAACATCATCTTCGAATGGCTCCTCCGCCGCAAAACCGGGGAAAATCTCCTGTGCGAGTTCCGCCTCATCCGCCTCCCCTCCCCCGACCGTGTCCTCCTCCGCGGAAGCATCACCGACATCACCGAACGCCGCCGCTCCCAGGAACGCTTCCGCATCATGGCCGAACAAACCGGCCAGCTCGTCTACGAATACGACATCACCGCCGAGGACATCGTCTGGTCCGGCGCCATCTACCGCGTGACCGGCTATTCCCCGGAAGATTTCCAAAAAATGAACATCGAGCGCTGGGCCGAGTCCATCCATCCCGACGATCGGGACCACTCGGTCAAGACCCTCGAACACGTCATCCGCCACGGCAATCGTTACGATGTGGCCTACCGATTCCGCCGCCAGGACGGCTCCTGGATCTACATCGAGGACCACGGGGTCGTTCTGCGCGATGAAAACGGACGCCCCACCATCATGCTCGGGACCATGAAGGACGTCACCGACCAGAAACGCCACGAAGAGGCCACGCGCGCCCTGGAGAACCAGCTGCGCCACTCGCAGAAAATGGAGGCCGTCGGCACCCTCGCCGGCGGGGTCGCCCACGACTTCAACAACATCCTCGGCGCCATCATCGGCTACACCGACCTGGCCTGCATGGAACTTCCCGACTCCCACCCCGCCCGCTCCCACCTCGACGAATCCCTCAAAGCCTCCCAGCGCGCCCGCGATCTGGTCCGCCAAATCCTCACATTTAGCAGACGCCAATTACACGAACCCAGCCCCATCGCCCTCGCCGACTGCATCGAGGAATCCACCCGCCTGCTCCGCGCCACCTTTCCCGCCAGCATCCGCCTCTCGGTGGAAATCGAGACCCGGCCGACCATCATGGGTGACTATTCCCAGATCCAACAGATCCTCATCAATCTGGCCACCAACGCCTCCCACGCCCTGGACAACAACATCGGCCATATTTCCCTCGCCCTGCACGCGCGCGAAGTCGAGTCCCACCGCCCGCCCGGCGTTCTGCCCGGTCTGGCCGCCGGCCCCTATGCGGAGATCTCCGTCTCGGACAACGGCCACGGCATGGATACCGCCACCCTCAAGCGTATCTTTGAGCCCTTCTTCACCACCAAAAAACCCGGCGAAGGCACCGGCCTCGGACTCGCCGTCGTGCACGGCATCGTCAACGAGCACCACGGCGGCATCGAGGTCGAGAGTGAGCCCGGGGTCGGCACCACCTTCCGCGTCCTCCTCCCCGTCGCCCAGGGCACGGGCAAAACAGAACAACCCTCCACTCCCTCTTTGCCGGGTGGCGGCGGCCAAAGGATCCTCCTCGTCGACGACGAGATAGACCTCACCAAGGTGATGGGCAAAATCCTCACGCGTCTCGGCTACCAGGCCACCATCTACAACGATCCCATCGAGGCCCTGACCCGCTTCCGTTCGTCCGCCGACAGCTTCGATCTGGTCATGGTCGACCTGAACATGCCCGGCATGACCGGCATCGATCTGGCCAAGGCCATCCACCAGATCAAACCCGCCCTGCCCATCCTCCTCGTCACCGGATACGGCGGCGATTGGACCCAGGATAAAGTCGCCGAATTCGGAATCCGCGCCGTGGTTTCCAAACCCGTGACCTTCCAACAACTGGCCAGCCTCCTGCACCAATACCTGACAGCCTCGTGAAAGCACCCGCCCTTTATCCCTCCCACCTGGAGGCCTGGTGGTTGGAGCGGTTGCAACACCGCTACGGCGACACCCTCCCGGCCCGCCTCTACGCCCGCACCCTTCCCCACATCCGCCTGGTCAGTGATTCTTTCACCCGCGACCGCGCGGACCAATTCCGCAAAAGCTACCAGGAACGGGAAAATCTCCTTGCCTACGGAACCTTCTTTTTTCCCCAAACCTACAGCCGCGTCCTCCTCGTGCTCGAGGAGCTGAGCCGGGTCCACGGTTGGAAGCCTCCGACCGGCGGCAAATGCCG containing:
- a CDS encoding PAS domain S-box protein, whose product is MNRTEPPHPSASLTEDLPPESSLRAFLALSPLVGRDFFASLVTELCRCLDVKHALVAQTQEGPGPMLETVAVSTRSEIQPNFVYPLRGTPCENVLGRVLCHYPSGIRQRFPDDILLTQMGVESYVGIPLFDTRHNPIGLVAILHDQPLENRPDIGPTLTLFASRAGAELSRLRAEADIGRNEARYRSILNSLGEGILIYHRSGTLLSCNPSACTILGLSEEILKSIPYNDPSWKLCDADGSPLSSAEFPIATSFRTGQPVHDSIIGLHTNRRGLRWLQINATPVSHNHPDDTDLVTVSFYDITERRASEYALRLSEERFRTLVQHSPDAIVVIDAHTLKFVDHNPQAQSLLLMSSQELRNCGPIEVSPELQPDGMPSAEKAMAVIQSAVRGKNIIFEWLLRRKTGENLLCEFRLIRLPSPDRVLLRGSITDITERRRSQERFRIMAEQTGQLVYEYDITAEDIVWSGAIYRVTGYSPEDFQKMNIERWAESIHPDDRDHSVKTLEHVIRHGNRYDVAYRFRRQDGSWIYIEDHGVVLRDENGRPTIMLGTMKDVTDQKRHEEATRALENQLRHSQKMEAVGTLAGGVAHDFNNILGAIIGYTDLACMELPDSHPARSHLDESLKASQRARDLVRQILTFSRRQLHEPSPIALADCIEESTRLLRATFPASIRLSVEIETRPTIMGDYSQIQQILINLATNASHALDNNIGHISLALHAREVESHRPPGVLPGLAAGPYAEISVSDNGHGMDTATLKRIFEPFFTTKKPGEGTGLGLAVVHGIVNEHHGGIEVESEPGVGTTFRVLLPVAQGTGKTEQPSTPSLPGGGGQRILLVDDEIDLTKVMGKILTRLGYQATIYNDPIEALTRFRSSADSFDLVMVDLNMPGMTGIDLAKAIHQIKPALPILLVTGYGGDWTQDKVAEFGIRAVVSKPVTFQQLASLLHQYLTAS